TGGACGACACGGGCGGCGGCACGTGGACAGGCTCTACCCAGCAGGGCGAACTGTGGGAGATGGCCCGGGCCAGGTCGTCCAACTCGTTCAACGGCGCCAACCCCCTCGGGTGGGCGCAGGTGCTGACGGAAGTTGGCATGGGGCCATACACGGTAGTCAGCATCGCCGACTACGGGACCGCGCTCCAGACGGCGGCACGCGCCATCGCCGCCACGGGCCGGCCAGTGGGGCTGGTCATGTGGCGCGGCCGCCACGCGTGGGTGATGAGCGGCTTCGAGTCGACCGGCGACCCCGCACGGTTCCAGGAGTTCTCCGTCACCGGCGTCCGCGTCCAGGATCCGCTCTACCCGCACGGCAGCGCGCAGTGGGGCCTGTCACCCGCGCCCAACAGCCTGCTCACTCCGGAGGAGCTGGCCACGCAATTCGTGGTCCGCGAGCCGCGGCGCTGGAGCAGCGAACTGCCGGCCGGTTACCTGATGGTGCTCCCGGTCGCCGGGGCCTGACCGGCTGCGGTAGGGGCGAAGTTCGAAGGAATACTGGCCGCCCGCTGCGGCGCAGCCCGGGCCCGGCTGCCCGCCACCGTATAATCTCAGCATGCCGATCACGCGCCTGCATCCAGGCAGCCACGCCCAGCCGACGGAACGCCAACTCTGCGGGAGCGGTCTGTGAGCGGCGGCCTCGTCGCCCTGCTGGACGACGTCGCAGCCCTGGCCCGCATCGCGGCCGCCTCTGTGGACGACGTCGCAGCCGGAGCCGCCAAGGCAGGAGCCAAGGCCGCCGGCGTGGTCATCGACGACGCCGCTGTCACCCCGCAGTACGTCTCCGGGGCGGACCCGTCCCGCGAACTGCCCATGATCAAGCGGATCTTCTGGGGCTCGCTCCGGAACAAGCTGCTCATCATCCTGCCGGCCCTGCTGCTCATCAGCGCCTTCCTCCCGTGGGCCATCCCGTTCATTCTCATGCTGGGCGGCACGTACCTGTGCTTCGAAGGTGCCGAGAAGGTCTGGCACAAGCTCCGCCGGGACCACGCGGACGAAAAAGCACCGGCCGTCCAGCGGGGTCCGGAGGCGGAGGCGAAGGTGGTCAAGGGCGCCATCACCACAGACTTCATCCTGTCCTGCGAGATCATGGTCATCTCGATGAACGAGGTGGCCGCCGAATCCATCTGGGCCCGGGCTGTCATTCTCGTGGTCGTGGCCCTCGCCATCACGGTGCTTGTGTATGGTGCGGTGGCACTGATCGTCAAGATGGATGACATTGGCCTGCACCTGGCCGCCAAGGAATCTGCGGGCTCGCAACGCTTCGGCGAGCTGCTCGTCAAGGGGATGCCTGCCGTGCTGTCCGCAATCACCCTGATCGGGACAGTCGCCATGCTGTGGGTTGGCGGCCACATCATGCTGCAGGGGGCCTACGACCTCGGCTGGCATCTGCCGTACGATCTGGTGCATGCCCTCGAGGCCCCGGTGGCCGGAATCGCGGGCATTGGCGGCCTCCTGGCCTGGCTCGTGAACACCCTGTGCTCAGCCGTCCTGGGACTCGTGTGGGGCCTCGCCGTGATGGCCGTCCTGCACCCGCTGCTGAAGGCCCTGCCGTTCGGCAAGGAGAAGGGCCAGCATGAGGAGGGTGACGTCCGCGCCGAACTCGCGGGCTACCGGCCGACGAAACACAAGGCGGATCCCGCTCCCTAGCTAGAGTTCCTCCACCACCAGGTGCCGGTAGGCCGCCCGGAGCGGCGCCATGTGCCGGAAGCCCAGGTAGCCGGCGCCAAGCACTTTGCCGGACGGATCCTGCCACTCAAGCAGCGGCAACCCGTTGATGGAAAAGGCCACGCGCGGCCCGTCCTTCACCACCTCCAGGCGGTAGAAGTCCACCGCGTCCCCGGCCGGCGGCAACGGATCGGCACCCTGTGCCACCAGCTCAAAACCCGCGCTCTTGCGCAGGTTGCAGGTCCGAAAGGCCCGCTCTGACTCGTACTTGTGCCGAAAGTAGGAGATGTGCAGGGCATCGATGTCCCCGGAATGGTATTGCGGGTAGTACCCCGTCCGCGGTGCGAGCCCGGGCGAAAACAGGTCCCGCCCGCCGTGCCCCCGGGCAGCGAAGAAGATCATGGCCAGGCCCGGCTCCTCCAGCGGAAGGAACTCCCAGCTGATCCGGATTCCATCCGGGAACTCCACCGGGCACCAGAACGTCCAGTGCGCGTGGTCGCCGAATTCCGCGTCGTCAAGCGAACCGGAAAGTTCCAGCGCACCGCCGTAGCCGGCCCTGGCAAGCGGTCCTTCCGCCACCCAGTCCGCAACATCCCCCGGCCCGGTCAGTGCGTTGCTGTAGAGCACCTTCGTCCCCGGGCCAGGCGTTCCCCAGCCAGTCGCGCCCACTTAGCTGCGCCCCGCCGTCGTACTCAATACACCGTCCGCGGCCAGCCCCAGCTCGTGGAGCTGCGCGGCAACATACTCCGCCACCAGGGCGGCTCCCCGCTGGGAAAAGTGGGTGTTGTCCGCCAGCCCGTCCGGCCAGTATGCGTGCGTGCCCGGCGCAAAGTGGCAGAAGAGGGA
The Arthrobacter sp. PGP41 genome window above contains:
- a CDS encoding DUF808 domain-containing protein, yielding MSGGLVALLDDVAALARIAAASVDDVAAGAAKAGAKAAGVVIDDAAVTPQYVSGADPSRELPMIKRIFWGSLRNKLLIILPALLLISAFLPWAIPFILMLGGTYLCFEGAEKVWHKLRRDHADEKAPAVQRGPEAEAKVVKGAITTDFILSCEIMVISMNEVAAESIWARAVILVVVALAITVLVYGAVALIVKMDDIGLHLAAKESAGSQRFGELLVKGMPAVLSAITLIGTVAMLWVGGHIMLQGAYDLGWHLPYDLVHALEAPVAGIAGIGGLLAWLVNTLCSAVLGLVWGLAVMAVLHPLLKALPFGKEKGQHEEGDVRAELAGYRPTKHKADPAP
- a CDS encoding DUF1961 family protein, which encodes MLYSNALTGPGDVADWVAEGPLARAGYGGALELSGSLDDAEFGDHAHWTFWCPVEFPDGIRISWEFLPLEEPGLAMIFFAARGHGGRDLFSPGLAPRTGYYPQYHSGDIDALHISYFRHKYESERAFRTCNLRKSAGFELVAQGADPLPPAGDAVDFYRLEVVKDGPRVAFSINGLPLLEWQDPSGKVLGAGYLGFRHMAPLRAAYRHLVVEEL